In Monodelphis domestica isolate mMonDom1 chromosome 4, mMonDom1.pri, whole genome shotgun sequence, one DNA window encodes the following:
- the XIRP2 gene encoding xin actin-binding repeat-containing protein 2 isoform X3, protein MAMYQAAVSRGDCSSSSSFSANMMEESETRTVPGGLARVKKQFERDETASSHNTFSQYQHQQRFDQEVTSRSHINISSGHRETEEYEQGTSKTSQIEVSHLEKHAQEVNRASRSSQYVQETVIDTPEDDEIPKVSTQFLKQHFEKTAQEKVLHSDRDVASPSKQIKIDSEYNGTVWPSPVVTCIAASASASQRQDASSVSRTEYNSTSSASAQVNTTNFGKTEDFLPPPSKVVPTLEDVTAFSQSPECPKPPGKFPIPKDLYSKQRNLYELNRLYKHIHPELRKNLEQDYISDVSEIVSCHVDTGDSVSADVQQTRYVFENTGDSQQKCLNPEREYLEWDEILKGEVQSMRWIFENQPLDSIKDQSPDEGNGKKSIADQEIIAGGDVKYTTWMFETQPIDTLGFHSSGSPESNEKVPELARGDVRTATWMFETQPLDSMNKIYQDQQEGSEGIAIKDITGGDVKTVKYLFETQNLDQLGQLYSVDEANLLQLRSELKEIKGNVKRSIKHFETQPLYVIKDDLGQILEIKTVHREDIEKGDVRTARWMFETQPLDMINKDITEVKVVRGISMEENIRGGVSKAKWLFETQPLESIKEESEVSVIEKETIIGTDVSRKCWMFETHPLDTLKEVTDSNPLPAEEIIGGDVKATKYLFETLPMDILKDSPEVGKLQKIAASEEEKGDVRHQKWVFETQPLENIREGEKEYIKTVKLEEIDKGDVRSYTHIFESNNLIKFDESHKIQVEGVTRGAVEYNKSLFETTPLYAIQDHLGRYHEVKTVQQEEILRGDVRSCRWLFETRPIDQFDESIHKYQIIKGISSREIQSGDVKSAKWLFETQPLDSIKHFNSMEDSESTKQQTMDVVKGDVKAYTWLFETQPMETLYDKTELITNNEEIQKGDVKTCTWLFETQPLDEIRDDSEAIVKLQTVKQEDIQGRDVRTACFLFETENLDNIQGEEGKEIKSVEVDIQSGDVSGMKYKFENQSLDSISSSSEEVLKKIKTLQAEDIQRGDVLNCRWLFENQPIDMIKESQEGDESLKTVTDIQGGNVRKGCFIFETFSLDQIKDKSEEISIEKTFSKDEIIKGDVKNYRMLFETQPLYAIQDKEGYYHEVTTVKKEEVIHGDVRGTRWLFETKPLDSINESENVYVIKSVTQEDIQKGDVSSVRYRFETQPLDTISKGAKVIVPTIDCIQGGNVKYHKQLFESEESEKRTHIRTVSVNEIQQGNVKTSTWLFETHTLDELRGEGSEYEHIKTVTKEDVQKGDVKQAVWLFENQTLDSIKETDEYFTEVTREEIPHSDVKTTTWLFETTPLHEFNENKVEKEEIIGKSIKKTLEELYSQKMIESHGIIIEENEVGDVRMAKYKLMNQESPEIQKEVIRGDIRTIMMNLLSKRDDAKREILVSEEEKGNVSLTKAQLLNRSTEIQSEKEEIVRGDIQQAIKNLFSEERAVKQGIIIQEDERGDINMTIYCLLHENDNDCKLEHEEIIGGDVKRTIHNFLSSAANYEIAKKTKIDASERGNVQFFTTCIEAGALDYLKLLQTGSNETVTTGKQEGEEEIIGGDVEGTKLLLQKRKSQIERTVNETDIIPGDVHNTVKVFMTEPLSTSCQVPKEEIIKGDLKATLNSLSEAINQKTVTKREEIMKADMYATMKSLEEARHQWKGTEKTDIIPGDIKQTIESLEKAVNTKTEILKKELIRDDLESTLRTLKEDQHSFKKIDQKNTIKQEKQTLRHDLIDSTEEHKAQDKQVATSRDIKMTLEAKPESFEQETKHLDELGILKQTAVKSFRGYSKGEHSDIVPPEAPKGTVKIVIGRDQNYDALEKSLQKLSDTPHNTLQNLVQDGDQNSIRNDALRAQYLREGLVRSQAASYSSVQKNLRTEKPETGALLKKDAASSAGLTIDKMQQNQTCVLSSDQQIEGSSYEKSQKRTKKTKISADIPICKSHASPQPVSIPDNGNETCGKTGPVQKEILLKEQMRQAQHTSEVFQRNEMNLQKMQPFVPLVLKQDIQSVSEEKATKGNRGKFKGTTERNTMIDVHQKNENFQTRVDASTNLKMTAGKSYNPGKLATVSNVTETHSFLPPPSPPPPPPSNASSEIEFPLPPPPPLMMFSEKHEFSSLPSTEKIKGEFDGFPCLPPPPPLVDDRSEGECPSTFLPPPPPLSQNPINFSSSTIQTKGSGENVQQLCQESVQTHSRSRSLAGKSTAIPPSPKFPKPKFFRQSDENGNSINPKVKPLSLQSNIDTTKTKQQNSVMRKSSVELTQTKEKTYTEISEEKKASTAEPTKPSIQTIQETLPPKEEKISTLVKSHSFPLDAEPISPKPYTRKFKTPLMIAEEKYRQQREEIEKQKHQSSCHHIVKTESHDGTELKSELKIPSQKPMEDDSLPAPAAETIHLNTKYDVNLQTKENSSENQISESSVVSLATQKLHSVLDISMDKEHHQKEVLQCSRDIMQHSLAHQMEQTHQEYTSHLREEESNKKQLCSTPSKPVSPKLKGKSIKYPTLELSLSGIPQNFKETFLKQPVANVQTTTKQEQETLKNEIRTAIKNKQNTAEECYQLHMNEKRGMNKMPTNHSEKKQERESDKVYETQREGKESVSKKILATQKENQRQVLVGPKHQRIAERKEECPKKKSAEKVVQQKVIDAHIDSQTQNFHQTQIHASESKVNHKKLSQQSNNLKEECLTIKSIQQKQVPLNTKDSKEEITENKILFSSLQCSQQDDGKSAVNILDFLRKREELQQILFRVKQFEKEPNKNDIKTFQILLNIIPAWLMNEERKENGMHIAMDNNLEKMKEEITQIKNEVEEMLVSCENTIQMCMNSSKGGKLRTEPPSEASAQISNTSAGFNKKNQKEEKIMKVKESHQKEKSNYSGASPQISKISVESSKMIQKEKKIVEEKESHQKVKSQHEIKQIECRTISPHLKQRSPSPTFITIESTARRTETPTVNKSFSPEKKESRPIPLSRTRSTTPPSGVRQASDSPSPPRSHSEQLAKLKDTTAKLSQRTCHYQSVTPGPVIEKRAEIVKSPATLRRQIKTETPVPINVSHVTTSTVLEAKEAQEKVQKVEKRETYVRRDGAKITEHIVPGTESFDSIEIIHKVEVPQVGMSGHSKIYEASNQTLHVAENVVKSHESGTNRWLGKFQNDPIFEAKSNRTVHTNGEVNHNLRQEMQTFSKKGFGLTAMESESINSSFRNFSCSHSNDLQNKVPYKQPIQGSEAKPLRECFSGVDAYENKMVGSRTIGSSAQNVEAVKSGFDFKHAPPTYEDVIAGHILDISAEDSPEELLRNFQKTWQESERVFQSLGYAVSDTSATEMKSSFHEEAAFRSETSTSGQGNVYAMSKDCLSNGMSGSRQEHFS, encoded by the exons TTATTGACACACCTGAGGATGATGAGATCCCGAAGGTTTCAACCCAGTTTTTAAAACAGCACTTTGAAAAGACAGCACAAGAAAAGGTCCTTCATTCTGACAGAGATGTGGCAAGTCCAAGCAAACAGATTAAG ATTGACAGTGAATATAATGGTACTGTGTGGCCATCTCCAGTTGTCACTTGCATAGCTGCCAGTGCTTCGGCCAGTCAGAGACAGGATGCGTCCAGCGTGAGTCGTACAGAATACAATTCCACTTCTTCAGCTTCCGCACAGGTCAACACCACGAATTTTGGAAAGACAGaagattttcttcctcccccatcTAAAGTAGTGCCAACATTAGAAGATGTGACAGCATTTTCCCAGTCCCCTGAATGCCCCAAGCCCCCTGGAAAATTTCCCATCCCCAAAGATTTATATTCCAAGCAGAGAAATTTATATGAATTAAATCGCTTATATAAACACATCCACCCTGAATTAAGAAAAAACTTGGAACAGGATTATATTAGTGATGTTTCTGAGATTGTATCTTGTCATGTAGACACAGGAGACTCTGTTTCAGCAGATGTGCAGCAAACCCGCTATGTTTTTGAAAATACTGGTGACAGCCAGCAAAAATGTCTCAACCCTGAAAGAGAGTACCTTGAATGGGATGAAATTCTGAAGGGAGAAGTACAGTCCATGAGGTGGATTTTTGAGAACCAGCCTTTGGATTCCATCAAAGATCAATCTCCAGATGAAGGCAATGGCAAAAAAAGCATCGCTGATCAAGAAATCATTGCCGGGGGAGATGTGAAATATACCACATGGATGTTTGAAACCCAACCAATAGACACATTAGGGTTTCATTCTTCTGGATCTCCGGAAAGTAATGAAAAAGTTCCAGAACTAGCCAGGGGAGACGTGCGCACAGCCACATGGATGTTTGAGACACAACCACTAGATTCAATGAACAAAATTTATCAGGATCAACAAGAAGGGTCAGAGGGAATTGCCATTAAGGATATAACTGGAGGGGATGTCAAAACTGTGAAATATCTGTTTGAAACTCAGAATCTTGACCAACTGGGGCAGCTATATTCAGTGGATGAAGCTAACTTACTACAGCTCAGATCTgagctcaaagagattaaagggaatgtgaagagaagtataaaacattttgaaactcaACCATTGTATGTTATCAAAGATGACTTGGGGCAAATTCTTGAGATTAAAACTGTTCACAGGGAAGACATTGAAAAGGGGGATGTGAGAACAGCACGCTGGATGTTTGAGACACAACCCTTGGATATGATTAACAAAGATATTACTGAAGTTAAAGTTGTCCGTGGAATATCCATGGAAGAAAACATCAGAGGTGGAGTAAGTAAGGCAAAGTGGCTATTTGAAACTCAACCTTTGGAGTCTATCAAAGAAGAATCTGAAGTGTCTGTTATTGAAAAAGAAACTATCATAGGTACTGATGTCTCCAGAAAGTGTTGGATGTTTGAAACTCACCCATTAGACACACTGAAAGAAGTAACTGATTCAAACCCTTTACCGGCTGAAGAAATAATAGGTGGAGATGTAAAAGCCACCAAGTACTTATTTGAAACACTTCcaatggatattttaaaagatagtcCAGAAGTTGGCAAACTTCAAAAGATAGCTgcttctgaagaagaaaagggagatgtGAGGCACCAGAAATGGGTTTTTGAGACTCAACCTCTGGAAAAcattagagagggagagaaggaatatattAAGACAGTTAAACTTGAAGAGATTGATAAAGGGGATGTAAGAAGCTACACACATATCTTTGaatcaaataatttaattaagtTTGATGAATCACATAAAATACAAGTAGAAGGAGTGACCAGAGGTGCTGTAGAGTATAATAAATCTCTCTTTGAGACAACTCCCCTTTATGCTATTCAAGATCATCTTGGGAGATATCATGAAGTTAAAACAGTTCAACAAGAAGAAATACTAAGGGGTGACGTGCGAAGTTGTAGGTGGCTGTTTGAAACTCGGCCTATTGATCAATTTGATGAAAGCATTCATAAATATCAGATTATCAAAGGAATATCTTCACGAGAAATACAGTCTGGTGATGTGAAGTCTGCTAAATGGCTGTTTGAAACACAACCTCTAgattctattaaacattttaatAGCATGGAGGATTCAGAAAGTACAAAACAGCAAACTATGGATGTTGTTAAAGGGGATGTAAAAGCCTACACATGGCTATTTGAAACTCAGCCAATGGAGACCCTTTATGACAAGACAGAGTTAATTACTAACAATGAAGAAATTCAAAAGGGAGATGTCAAAACATGTACTTGGCTTTTTGAAACTCAACCACTTGATGAAATAAGAGATGACTCAGAAGCAATAGTCAAACTCCAAACTGTAAAACAGGAAGACATCCAAGGAAGGGATGTCCGCACAGCCTGCTTTCTTTTTGAGACAGAAAACTTGGACAACATACAAGGAGAAGAAGGCAAGGAAATCAAGTCAGTGGAAGTGGATATTCAATCTGGGGATGTTTCTGGCATGAAGTACAAGTTTGAAAATCAGTCCTTGGATTCCATAAGTTCCAGCTCAGAGGAGGTTTTGAAAAAGATCAAAACCTTACAAGCTGAAGATATTCAGAGGGGTGATGTTTTAAATTGCAGGTGGCTCTTTGAAAACCAGCCTATTGATATGATAAAAGAAAGCCAAGAAGGTGATGAATCACTCAAGACAGTGACAGACATACAAGGTGGGAATGTGAGAAAAGGGTGCTTTATTTTTGAGACTTTTTCTTTGGACCAGATTAAAGACAAATCTGAAGAGATCAGCATTGAGAAAACCTTTAgcaaagatgaaataataaaggGGGATGTGAAAAACTATAGAATGCTATTTGAAACCCAACCACTCTATGCTATTCAAGACAAAGAAGGGTATTATCATGAAGTGACAACAGTAAAGAAAGAAGAAGTGATTCATGGGGATGTACGTGGGACTAGGTGGTTGTTTGAAACAAAGCCTTTAGATTCTATTAATGAATCAGAAAATGTATATGTTATCAAGTCAGTTACACAAGAGGATATTCAGAAAGGAGATGTTAGTTCTGTCAGATATAGATTTGAAACACAGCCTCTGGATACAATTTCAAAAGGGGCAAAGGTAATTGTTCCCACTATTGACTGTATCCAGGGTGGAAATGTGAAATATCATAAGCAACTCTTTGAATCTGAAGAGTCTGAAAAAAGAACACATATTAGGACAGTTAGTGTCAATGAAATACAACAGGGTAATGTTAAAACCTCTACTTGGCTGTTTGAAACTCACACCCTAGATGAGTTGAGAGGAGAAGGGTCAGAATATGAGCATATCAAGACAGTCACTAAGGAAGATGTGCAGAAAGGTGATGTCAAACAGGCAGTATGGCTTTTTGAAAATCAGACTTTAGATTCTATTAAAGAAACAGATGAATACTTCACAGAAGTAACCAGGGAAGAAATCCCTCACTCTGATGTCAAAACAACAACATGGCTCTTTGAAACAACACCTCTTCatgaatttaatgaaaataaagtggaaaaggaGGAAATTATTGGAAAGAGTATTAAAAAAACTTTAGAAGAACTATATTCACAGAAAATGATTGAATCTCATGGAattatcattgaagaaaatgaagttggGGATGTCCGGATGGCTAAGTACAAACTAATGAATCAAGAATCCcctgaaatacaaaaagaagttaTTAGAGGAGATATCAGAACTATAATGATGAACCTACTCTCCAAAAGAGATGATGCCAAAAGAGAGATTTTAGTCAGTGAAGAAGAAAAGGGCAATGTCAGTTTGACCAAAGCTCAGTTATTAAACAGGTCTACAGAAATCCAatctgaaaaagaagaaatagtgagAGGGGATATACAACAAGCaataaaaaatcttttcagtGAGGAACGAGCTGTAAAACAAGGCATtataattcaggaagatgaaagaGGGGATATTAATATGACAATCTATTGTCTTCTTCATGAAAATGATAATGATTGCAAACTAGAACATGAAGAAATAATTGGTGGAGATGTAAAACGCACTATTCACAACTTCTTGTCTTCTGCAGCAAACTATGAAATAGCCAAAAAGACTAAAATAGATGCATCAGAGAGAGGAAACGTTCAGTTTTTCACGACATGCATAGAAGCTGGAGCATTAGATTACCTCAAACTACTCCAGACAGGGTCAAATGAAACAGTTACAACTGGGAaacaagaaggagaggaggaaataaTTGGTGGTGATGTTGAAGGCACAAAGCTgttattacagaaaaggaaatctcAGATTGAACGTACTGTTAATGAAACTGACATCATCCCAGGAGATGTGCATAATACAGTTAAGGTTTTCATGACTGAGCCTCTGAGTACCTCCTGTCAGGTacctaaagaagaaattataaaaggtGATTTGAAAGCAACCTTAAATTCCCTCAGTGAGGCCATAAATCAGAAAACAGTTACAAAACgagaagaaattatgaaagcTGACATGTATGCAACAATGAAGTCTCTTGAAGAAGCAAGGCACCAATGGAAAGGAACTGAGAAGACTGATATTATCCCTGGtgatattaaacaaactattgaATCTCTTGAAAAAGCAGTAAACACAAAGACTGAAATTCTGAAAAAGGAGCTCATCCGAGATGACCTTGAATCAACATTAAGAACTCTGAAAGAAGACCAACACTCTTTCAAGAAGATAGACCAAAAAAATACAATCAAACAAGAGAAGCAGACTCTGCGGCATGACTTGATAGATTCCACTGAAGAACACAAAGCCCAAGACAAGCAAGTAGCGACCTCAAGAGATATAAAAATGACTTTGGAGGCAAAACCTGAATCTTTTGAGCAAGAAACCAAACACCTAGATGAATTAGGAATCCTTAAACAAACTGCAGTTAAATCTTTTCGTGGGTATTCAAAAGGAGAACATAGTGATATTGTCCCTCCAGAAGCCCCCAAAGGTACTGTAAAAATTGTCATAGGTCGTGACCAAAACTATGATGCTCTTGAGAAGAGCCTCCAAAAATTGTCTGATACACCCCACAACACTCTTCAAAATTTGGTCCAGGATGGAGACCAAAACAGCATCAGAAATGATGCATTAAGAGCACAGTATCTTCGAGAGGGGCTTGTAAGGAGTCAAGCAGCTTCTTATAGCTCAGTTCAGAAAAATTTAAGAACTGAGAAGCCAGAGACAGGTGCTCTACTGAAAAAGGATGCAGCCTCTAGTGCTGGCTTGACTATTGACAAAATGCAACAGAATCAAACGTGTGTCTTAAGCAGTGACCAACAAATTGAGGGATCTTCCtatgaaaaaagtcagaaaagaacaaaaaagacaaaaatatcagCAGATATTCCCATTTGCAAGTCTCATGCTAGCCCCCAACCAGTTAGCATCCCAGATAATGGCAATGAGACGTGTGGAAAGACTGGTCCTGTTCAGAAGGAAATTTTGCTGAAGGAACAAATGAGACAAGCACAGCATACTAGTGAGGTTTTTCAAAGGAATGAAATGAATCTTCAGAAAATGCAGCCTTTTGTTCCTTTGGTACTCAAACAGGATATTCAAAGTGTATCTGAAGAAAAAGCCACAAAGGGAAACCGTGGAAAATTTAAAGGAACAACAGAAAGAAATACAATGATTGATGttcatcagaaaaatgaaaactttcaaaCAAGAGTGGATGCCTCAACAAACTTAAAAATGACTGCAGGAAAATCCTATAATCCAGGCAAATTGGCTACTGTAAGTAATGTGACTGAaactcattctttccttccacctccatctccacctccacctcctccGTCCAATGCATCATCTGAGATTGAATTTCCTTTACCTCCTCCACCTCCTTTAATGATGTTCTCTGAAAAACATGAGTTTTCTTCATTGCCATCCACAGAAAAGATAAAGGGTGAATTTGATGGCttcccctgcctccctcccccacctccactaGTGGATGACAGATCTGAGGGAGAATGCCCATCAACCTTTttaccacctcctcctcctctatcaCAGAACCCtataaatttttcttcttccacAATTCAAACAAAAGGCAGTGGAGAAAATGTTCAGCAACTTTGCCAAGAGTCAGTACAAACTCATTCAAGGTCCAGATCCTTAGCAGGCAAGTCGACAGCAATCCCACCTTCTCCCAAGTTCCCCAAGCCAAAATTCTTCAGACAGtcagatgaaaatggaaatagtatCAATCCCAAAGTGAAGCCACTTTCTCTTCAATCAAATATAGATACTACCAAAACAAAGCAACAAAATTCAGTGATGAGGAAGAGCAGTGTGGAGCTCACCCAGACAAAGGAGAAAACATATACTGagatttctgaagaaaaaaaagcatccaCTGCTGAGCCCACAAAGCCTTCCATTCAGACCATTCAAGAAACATTACcacccaaagaagaaaagatctcAACTCTTGTTAAAAGTCATTCCTTTCCTTTAGATGCAGAACCCATTAGCCCTAAGCCATACACGAGAAAATTCAAAACCCCTCTAATGATTGCTGAAGAAAAATACAGGCAGCAAAGGGAGGAGATTGAAAAACAGAAACATCAAAGCTCTTGCCATCACATAGTCAAAACAGAAAGTCATGATGGAACTGAATTAAAGTCTGAGCTGAAAATACCATCACAGAAACCTATGGAAGATGATTCCTTGCCTGCACCAGCTGCAGAAACCATACATTTAAATACTAAATATGATGTCAATCTCCAAACCAAAGAGAATTCTAGTGAAAACCAGATATCTGAATCATCAGTAGTGTCATTGGCTACCCAGAAACTTCATAGTGTCTTGGACATATCCATGGACAAAGAGCACCATCAAAAGGAAGTTCTCCAATGTTCAAGGGACATAATGCAACATAGCTTAGCACATCAAATGGAACAAACACACCAAGAATATACTTCTCATTTAAGAGAGGAGGAAAGTAATAAAAAGCAATTGTGCTCGACTCCAAGCAAACCAGTATCCCCAAAATTAAAAGGTAAAAGTATCAAATACCCAACATTAGAGCTAAGTTTAAGTGGAATACCCCAAAATTTCAAAGAGACTTTCCTTAAGCAACCAGTAGCTAATGTTCAAACCACTACTAAACAAGAACAGGAAacactgaaaaatgaaataaggacagctattaaaaataagcaaaacactGCTGAGGAATGTTATCAGTTACAtatgaatgaaaaaagaggaaTGAATAAAATGCCTACTAATCACTCAGAGAAGAAGCAAGAAAGAGAATCAGATAAAGTTTATGAGAcccaaagagaaggaaaggagtcagtGAGCAAGAAAATTTTAGCAACacaaaaagaaaaccagagaCAGGTATTAGTTGGTCCAAAACATCAAAGAATagctgaaagaaaagaagaatgccCTAAAAAGAAATCAGCAGAGAAAGTAGTCCAGCAAAAAGTTATTGATGCACACATTGACTCACAGACACAGAATTTTCATCAAACACAAATTCATGCTTCTGAAAGTAAGGTTAACCATAAAAAATTATCCCAGCAATCTAACAATCTGAAAGAAGAATGCCTCACAATCAAGAGCATACAACAGAAACAAGTCCCTCTTAATACTAAAGATTCAAAAGAAGAGATTACAGAGaacaagattttattttcttccctacaATGCTCCCAGCAAGATGATGGAAAATCTGCTGTAAATATATTGGACTTCTTAAGAAAACGTGAAGAACTACAGCAGATTCTGTTTCGAGTGAAACAATTTGAaaaagaaccaaataaaaatgatattaaaacaTTTCAGATACTATTGAATATTATCCCTGCATGGCTGatgaatgaggaaagaaaagaaaatggaatgcaCATTGCCATGGACAATAAcctagaaaaaatgaaagaggaaataacCCAAATTAAAAATGAAGTGGAGGAAATGCTTGTTTCTTGTGAGAACACCATCCAAATGTGCATGAATTCCTCTAAAGGGGGAAAATTGAGAACTGAACCTCCTAGTGAAGCATCTGCCCAAATATCAAACACTAGTGCTGGCttcaacaaaaaaaatcagaaagaggagaaaattatgaaagtaaaagaatCCCATCAAAAAGAGAAATCTAATTATAGTGGAGCATCTCCTCAAATATCAAAAATTAGTGTTGAGTCTAGCAAAATGatccagaaagagaagaaaattgttGAAGAAAAAGAATCTCATCAAAAAGTGAAATCCCAACATGAAATTAAACAGATAGAATGTAGAACTATTTCTCCACATTTAAAACAACGTTCACCATCACCAACCTTCATAACAATTGAGTCTACTGCTCGACGAACAGAGACTCCTACAGTGAATAAGTCTTTTTCTCCAGAGAAGAAGGAAAGTAGACCCATTCCTCTATCTAGAACCAGATCCACAACACCACCATCCGGAGTTCGCCAGGCATCAGACTCTCCTTCTCCCCCTAGAAGCCACTCTGAGCAGCTTGCCAAACTAAAAGACACTACGGCAAAATTGTCCCAAAGGACATGTCATTATCAGTCAGTAACACCAGGGCCAGTCATAGAGAAAAGAGCTGAAATTGTCAAATCTCCTGCAACACTGAGGCGTCAAATTAAGACAGAAACTCCAGTACCCATAAATGTATCTCATGTCACCACAAGTACAGTCTTAGAAGCTAAGGAAGCACAAGAAAAAGTCCAGAAAGTAGAGAAAAGGGAAACTTATGTTCGCAGGGATGGAGCCAAAATAACAGAACACATAGTGCCAGGAACTGAAAGTTTTGATTCAATAGAAATCATACACAAGGTTGAAGTCCCTCAGGTAGGCATGTCAGGGCACTCTAAAATATATGAAGCTTCCAATCAAACACTCCATGTGGCTGAAAATGTAGTAAAGAGCCATGAAAGTGGAACAAACAGATGGCTAGGGAAATTTCAGAATGACCCAATTTTTGAGGCAAAGTCAAATAGAACAGTTCACACAAATGGTGAAGTAAACCATAACCTGAGACAGGAAATGCAAACTTTTAGCAAGAAGGGATTTGGattaacagctatggaaagtgaAAGCATAAACAGCAGTTTCAGAAACTTTTCTTGCAGCCATTCCAATGATCTCCAGAACAAAGTTCCATATAAACAACCTATCCAGGGCTCTGAAGCCAAGCCTTTAAGAGAATGTTTTTCAGGAGTGGAtgcatatgaaaataaaatggttgGGTCAAGGACAATAGGTTCTTCAGCACAAAACGTGGAAGCAGTTAAATCTGGCTTTGACTTCAAGCATGCCCCACCGACCTATGAAGATGTCATTGCTGGCCACATTTTGGATATCTCTGCAGAAGATTCGCCAGAAGAGCTCCTGAGGAATTTTCAGAAAACGTGGCAGGAAAGTGAGAGGGTCTTCCAAAGTCTTGGATACGCTGTTTCAGATACATCTGCAACCGAGATGAAAAGTAGCTTCCATGAGGAAGCAGCTTTTAGAAGTG AAACTTCTACTTCAGGACAAGGAAATGTGTACGCTATGTCAAAAGACTGTTTATCCAATGGAATGTCTGGCAGCAGACAAGAACATTTTTCATAA